A segment of the Marinobacter arenosus genome:
CCGTCACCCGGTATCTGGATTCCAGCTCCGCCAGCAGGCGGTGGGCCTGATTGGGCCGGGCGGATTCCAGCTGGCGCCGCCGGTCATTGTAGAACCGCAGCACCAGTTCCTGATTGCGGGCGAACGCCTCGGGCGTGGCCACGTCGTACACACTGTGCTCCTCCCACAGACCGCCGTTGTCACGGAAGGTGGAGAGTCCGCTTTCAGCGCTGATGCCAGCGCCGGTGAGTACGACGATATGATCCTGCATCAGTCGAAGATCTTTCCCGGGTTCATGATGCCCGCAGGGTCAAACACCTGCTTGATGCCTTTCAGGTAGGCGATTTCCGCCTCGCTGCGGGTGTATTGCAGATACGGTTTCTTGGTCATGCCCACGCCGTGCTCGGCCGAAACACTGCCCTGGTAACGCTCGACAATCTCGAATACCCACTTATTGACCTGCTGGCACTTCTCGAAGAAGTCTTCCTTGGCCATATCCTCGGGCTTGAGGATGTTGAGGTGCAGGTTCCCATCGCCAATGTGGCCGAACCAGATGATCTCGAAATCCGGGTAATGTTCGGTCACCACCGCGTCGATTTCCTCGAGGAATCCCGGCACCTTGGAAACCACGACCGAGATATCGTTCTTGTAGGGCGTGCGGGGCGCAATGGATTCCGAGATCCGCTCCCGCAACTGCCAGAGGTTCTGGGCCTGGGTCTCGCTCTGGCTGATGACGCCGTCGAGCACCCAGCCATTCTCCACGCACTGTTCGAACAGCGACATGGCATCGTCCATGACCTGATCGGAAACGGCTTCGAATTCCAGCAGCGCGTAGTACGGCGCCTCGGTCTCGAACGGGGCCTGGACCTGACCATGAGCCAGCACATGCCCCATGGCCTGGTGCGAGAAGAATTCGTACGCGGTGAGGTCAATCTGCTTCTGGAAGGTCTGAAGCACATCCATGGTGTTGGTCAGGTCGTTCAATCCCAGCACCAGCACCGTCAGGTTGTCGGGTTTGCGCGAGAGCTTCATGGTGGCTTCGGTAATGAAACCCAGGGTTCCTTCCGCCCCGATGAACAGGTGGCGCAGAT
Coding sequences within it:
- a CDS encoding FAD-binding oxidoreductase, whose product is MNSEQIIASLKELVASGDNPGKVLTDPADLENYGKDWTKIYPPKPVAIVLPKTTEQVQSLVQFANENQVALVPSGGRTGLSAGAVAANGEVVVAFDNMNQILDFNASDRTVRCQAGVVTEQLQNFAEENGLYYPVDFASAGSSQLGGNLSTNAGGIKVIRYGMSRDWVAGMKVVTGKGDVLDLNKDLAKNNTGYDLRHLFIGAEGTLGFITEATMKLSRKPDNLTVLVLGLNDLTNTMDVLQTFQKQIDLTAYEFFSHQAMGHVLAHGQVQAPFETEAPYYALLEFEAVSDQVMDDAMSLFEQCVENGWVLDGVISQSETQAQNLWQLRERISESIAPRTPYKNDISVVVSKVPGFLEEIDAVVTEHYPDFEIIWFGHIGDGNLHLNILKPEDMAKEDFFEKCQQVNKWVFEIVERYQGSVSAEHGVGMTKKPYLQYTRSEAEIAYLKGIKQVFDPAGIMNPGKIFD